A genomic stretch from Chitinophaga agri includes:
- a CDS encoding ParA family protein: protein MIVLSVAIQKGGSGKTTTALNLAAALQRMGKNVLLIDLDPQANLTQSLGIADDSDLSIYELLKQAATGELTDVQHAIVNTSILPLIPANLELASAELELVSMYGREQLLNQILVQLGDEYDIIVIDCPPAVGMLTVNALAASDYVLMPLPAEFLPFKGVQRFMKNVQLIKKQLNKKLEVLGIVLTKFDEHKSMHRDVRARLHEMYPDKVLETSIRSNISLAKAQEQAKDIFSLDSNANGAKDYRALATEIAGRLVTTAAQ from the coding sequence ATGATCGTTCTGTCCGTTGCCATACAAAAAGGAGGTTCAGGCAAAACCACCACCGCATTGAACCTTGCAGCCGCCCTCCAGCGTATGGGAAAGAACGTGCTGCTCATTGATCTCGATCCCCAGGCGAATCTGACCCAGTCACTGGGTATTGCGGACGATTCAGACCTGAGTATTTATGAATTGCTGAAACAGGCCGCTACCGGCGAACTCACTGATGTACAGCATGCGATTGTTAATACCAGCATATTACCGCTCATTCCCGCTAACCTTGAACTGGCCAGCGCCGAACTGGAGTTGGTAAGTATGTACGGTCGTGAGCAACTGCTCAACCAGATACTAGTTCAGTTAGGGGATGAATATGATATTATTGTGATTGATTGTCCGCCCGCGGTAGGCATGCTTACAGTCAATGCACTCGCCGCCAGTGATTACGTACTGATGCCGCTGCCGGCAGAGTTCCTGCCATTCAAAGGGGTGCAGCGATTTATGAAGAACGTACAACTGATAAAGAAACAGCTGAATAAGAAGCTGGAAGTCCTTGGTATCGTATTGACAAAATTCGACGAACATAAGAGCATGCATAGGGACGTGCGTGCCCGTCTTCATGAGATGTATCCTGATAAAGTACTGGAAACATCGATACGTAGCAATATATCTCTTGCCAAAGCACAGGAACAGGCGAAGGATATATTCTCATTGGATAGTAATGCCAATGGTGCGAAAGATTATCGCGCGCTGGCAACAGAGATAGCCGGACGTCTGGTGACAACGGCAGCACAATAG
- a CDS encoding eCIS core domain-containing protein, protein MKTSNSRRYRRHRNPENTDAKEGPFFTPAHNAVQTKTDAFFQPKLAVGQPGDKYEREADAVADKVVNQPSAKGNGVQRKEISAVQAMPEKKEDEKKVQKRRDKEEEVPVQKKDAPPGDKEEKKPEQLPSKKEEEKPVQKKDDRAAPEKQEEEKKPVQKKEEPEKKPAADEVIKEEKDDKEKGGKPSVMTKKNVSQATEEGSDQLAQQLREQQGNGSPMSPAMKKEMGTAIGADFSNVRIHTGEKAAELNRELGAQAFTHGNDVYFNNGRYDTDSAAGKHLLAHELTHVVQQGAAPAAEGKQTSPAAGHTAPGIQREISTPLPEGVKPDEKSEIAEFPVGSFKVQVKPDRKATEEDNIAPNKAETKGDISTYINFTTNGKGEITKVSISKTLIIETVYGADVTSKSDSGYGRGHIKSDKDKGNKSLGFHEGNHGIDFMNYIKSHKFPEIVIKKPVSQAEFDALKAKWDVKFDAYVKDMMAKSKKDTDDVTDPPAAVPAPAPAPAAPSK, encoded by the coding sequence ATGAAAACGAGTAATAGTCGTCGCTATCGCAGACATCGTAACCCCGAAAATACAGATGCGAAGGAAGGACCGTTCTTTACTCCTGCGCACAACGCGGTACAAACAAAAACAGATGCGTTCTTTCAGCCTAAGCTGGCCGTTGGTCAGCCGGGTGATAAATATGAGAGAGAAGCCGATGCCGTTGCCGATAAGGTAGTTAATCAGCCATCAGCTAAAGGTAATGGCGTACAACGGAAAGAGATATCTGCCGTGCAGGCAATGCCGGAAAAGAAAGAAGACGAAAAGAAGGTGCAGAAGAGACGGGACAAAGAAGAGGAAGTCCCCGTACAGAAGAAGGATGCCCCTCCTGGAGATAAAGAAGAGAAAAAACCTGAACAGTTGCCGTCTAAGAAAGAGGAAGAAAAGCCGGTTCAGAAAAAAGATGATAGAGCTGCGCCTGAGAAGCAAGAAGAAGAGAAGAAACCCGTGCAGAAAAAAGAAGAACCCGAAAAAAAGCCTGCCGCCGATGAGGTGATCAAAGAAGAGAAAGATGATAAGGAAAAGGGTGGGAAACCATCTGTAATGACGAAGAAAAATGTTTCACAGGCAACGGAAGAAGGCAGCGATCAGCTTGCGCAGCAGTTAAGGGAACAGCAGGGGAATGGCAGTCCAATGTCTCCGGCGATGAAAAAGGAGATGGGAACGGCCATCGGAGCAGACTTCAGTAATGTGCGTATCCATACAGGAGAAAAGGCGGCTGAACTGAACAGGGAACTGGGCGCCCAGGCATTTACACACGGTAATGATGTGTATTTTAATAACGGTAGATACGATACTGATTCCGCCGCCGGTAAACATTTGCTGGCACACGAACTGACACATGTGGTCCAACAGGGTGCTGCACCTGCCGCAGAAGGTAAACAGACCTCACCTGCTGCAGGACATACCGCTCCTGGTATACAGCGTGAGATCTCTACGCCGCTGCCCGAAGGTGTAAAGCCGGATGAGAAATCAGAGATCGCTGAGTTTCCCGTTGGTAGCTTCAAGGTGCAGGTGAAACCCGACAGAAAGGCAACCGAGGAGGATAATATTGCACCTAACAAAGCAGAAACAAAAGGTGATATCTCTACTTATATCAATTTTACTACAAATGGTAAAGGTGAGATAACTAAGGTCTCAATTTCCAAGACGCTGATCATTGAAACCGTATATGGCGCTGATGTGACTTCTAAAAGTGATTCAGGATATGGCCGCGGGCATATCAAATCTGATAAGGATAAGGGAAATAAATCACTGGGCTTTCATGAAGGTAATCATGGCATTGATTTTATGAACTACATCAAGTCGCATAAGTTCCCGGAAATTGTTATTAAAAAGCCAGTGTCCCAGGCAGAGTTTGATGCGCTGAAAGCAAAGTGGGATGTCAAATTTGACGCCTATGTGAAAGACATGATGGCGAAAAGTAAAAAGGACACGGACGATGTAACAGATCCTCCTGCCGCAGTGCCCGCACCGGCGCCTGCTCCAGCCGCTCCATCAAAATGA
- a CDS encoding M81 family metallopeptidase: MKRIFLLMVSCSAIVSLTVHAQQKKLPRIAIAGLGIESSTFSPALTNEEAFHARYGAEVFGAYPFFAVDSPLRSRAVWVPALVGKSLPGGAVTREAYESLVNKVLDSLKKNAPYDGLFFDIHGAMSVVGLDDPEGDFITRIRKVIGTKTIISTSMDLHGNVSWRLAENTDLITCYRMAPHEDAMETKQRAVRNLLERIETGKGKPAFKAWIPVPVLLPGEKTSTRIEPAKTVYKAVAPAAAQPGIVDAAIWVGYAWADEPRNHAVVMVTGDDRKKVTATAEQLAKSFWAVRKDYAFVAPVDDLKGSLDKAVASNKHPFFISDSGDNPTAGGAGDVTWSLTEILARKEFQSENGPSLIYASIPGPELVEKAIAAGVGGHVDGYAGAAVDARYAPPVRLNGTVEAIEKGDRDAVVEVVVKVGSVHVIVTQKRKPYHKEKDFTRLGLNPRKSDIVVVKIGYLEPELYAMRADWILALTPGGVDQDLSRLPYKRIERPMFPLDADMKDPDLSAKLVPLSGRLK; the protein is encoded by the coding sequence ATGAAGCGCATATTTCTGCTAATGGTGTCCTGTTCTGCGATCGTCTCCCTGACGGTGCATGCACAGCAAAAGAAACTGCCCCGGATCGCGATTGCGGGACTGGGAATTGAATCCAGCACATTTTCTCCTGCATTGACAAACGAAGAAGCCTTTCACGCCCGCTACGGTGCGGAGGTATTTGGCGCCTATCCGTTTTTTGCGGTCGATTCTCCCCTGAGAAGCAGGGCCGTATGGGTGCCTGCACTGGTGGGCAAGTCCCTGCCTGGAGGTGCCGTAACCCGTGAAGCCTATGAGTCGCTGGTAAATAAGGTACTGGACTCGCTAAAGAAGAATGCACCGTACGATGGATTGTTCTTCGACATTCATGGGGCTATGAGTGTTGTGGGACTGGATGATCCGGAGGGAGACTTCATTACGCGCATCAGAAAAGTGATCGGCACTAAGACGATCATATCAACATCTATGGACCTGCATGGAAATGTCTCCTGGAGACTGGCAGAAAATACAGATCTGATCACCTGTTACAGAATGGCGCCTCATGAGGATGCTATGGAAACTAAACAGCGTGCTGTCCGTAACCTGTTGGAACGTATAGAAACGGGTAAAGGAAAACCGGCATTTAAAGCCTGGATCCCGGTTCCGGTGCTTTTACCAGGGGAAAAGACCAGCACCCGCATAGAACCCGCTAAAACGGTCTATAAGGCAGTAGCACCGGCTGCCGCACAGCCAGGTATAGTAGATGCAGCTATCTGGGTGGGATATGCCTGGGCGGATGAACCACGTAACCATGCGGTTGTGATGGTGACCGGAGATGACAGAAAGAAGGTTACGGCGACAGCAGAACAACTCGCCAAAAGTTTTTGGGCAGTGCGTAAGGACTACGCTTTCGTGGCGCCGGTTGATGATCTGAAAGGGAGCCTGGACAAGGCGGTTGCCAGCAACAAACATCCTTTCTTTATCAGCGACTCCGGAGACAATCCTACAGCCGGTGGCGCCGGCGACGTGACATGGAGTCTGACTGAGATCCTGGCCCGTAAAGAATTCCAGTCCGAAAATGGTCCGTCACTGATCTACGCATCCATCCCGGGGCCTGAACTGGTGGAGAAAGCCATCGCTGCCGGTGTAGGCGGTCACGTGGATGGCTATGCCGGAGCAGCAGTTGATGCCCGTTACGCACCGCCTGTCAGATTAAACGGCACGGTAGAAGCGATAGAAAAAGGAGACAGGGACGCTGTAGTAGAAGTTGTGGTAAAAGTAGGTAGTGTACATGTGATCGTTACACAGAAACGTAAACCCTATCATAAAGAGAAAGATTTCACCAGACTGGGGCTCAATCCACGTAAATCGGATATTGTAGTCGTGAAGATAGGGTACCTGGAGCCGGAACTGTATGCCATGCGGGCCGACTGGATACTGGCACTTACACCAGGAGGTGTGGACCAGGACCTGAGCCGTTTACCCTATAAAAGGATAGAACGCCCGATGTTCCCACTGGACGCTGACATGAAAGATCCGGACCTGTCAGCTAAACTGGTGCCTTTATCAGGCAGGCTGAAGTAA
- a CDS encoding ATP-binding protein codes for MIDNQKNAHVLQEFLSWLRDEMRKRLAQYFGPENNVIPVIPDPDLTPGTSWTDAPIVKFINENQLDKEAQLLLVMAIAPHVNAVFFEEVINEFLVDKGDFPLIGCVKGTQFRGLLPTGDTFLFLLAGTDLSGRIEKMAYFSESHVFAKRHVLWLDKPEQGEPVMSGKIVLSQEYIDLFLTGSYAKPRFGNDFPAESITTPLDWADLVVNPQTMEQLHELKKWLRVKHQLRATNKRLKPGFRALFYGPPGTGKTLSACLLGKRDPAEDPEGVAEDLDVFRIDLSLVVSKFIGETEKNLSSLFDRAEHKNWILFFDEADALFGKRTNIRDAHDKYANQEISYLLQRIENYNGLVILASNFRNNIDPAFSRRFQSIIQFPMPNQAERLQLWKMILPDSMMEKEGILEKVAATHEISGASIINVAQYCFLKNMQYNGQILPVSATDLEEGLVREFNKEGKIYK; via the coding sequence ATGATCGATAATCAAAAGAATGCGCATGTCTTACAGGAGTTTTTATCCTGGCTGCGTGACGAAATGAGGAAACGCCTGGCGCAGTATTTCGGCCCGGAGAATAACGTTATTCCTGTTATACCTGATCCTGATCTCACACCTGGTACATCCTGGACGGATGCACCGATCGTGAAATTTATCAACGAGAACCAGCTGGACAAAGAAGCCCAGCTGTTACTGGTGATGGCCATTGCACCTCATGTGAATGCTGTGTTTTTTGAGGAAGTGATCAATGAATTCCTGGTGGATAAAGGAGACTTTCCCCTGATCGGCTGTGTAAAGGGAACACAGTTCAGGGGACTATTACCTACAGGAGATACTTTTCTCTTTCTGCTCGCGGGCACTGATCTGTCTGGCCGCATAGAGAAAATGGCATACTTTAGCGAATCACACGTATTTGCTAAGCGACACGTACTCTGGCTGGATAAGCCCGAACAGGGAGAGCCGGTAATGAGCGGGAAGATTGTGTTGTCGCAGGAGTACATCGATCTGTTCCTGACGGGCAGTTATGCAAAGCCACGGTTCGGAAATGACTTTCCGGCAGAAAGTATCACTACACCGCTGGATTGGGCTGACCTGGTAGTAAATCCACAAACGATGGAGCAGTTGCATGAATTGAAGAAATGGCTGAGGGTGAAACATCAGCTGCGGGCAACTAATAAACGGCTGAAACCCGGTTTCAGGGCATTGTTTTACGGACCTCCCGGTACCGGTAAAACATTATCTGCCTGTCTGCTGGGCAAACGCGACCCGGCGGAAGACCCTGAAGGTGTAGCAGAAGACCTGGACGTATTTCGTATTGACTTATCACTGGTGGTCTCCAAGTTTATTGGGGAGACAGAAAAGAATTTGTCCTCGCTGTTTGACAGGGCGGAGCATAAAAACTGGATACTTTTTTTTGATGAAGCCGACGCTTTGTTCGGTAAACGTACCAATATCCGTGATGCGCACGACAAATATGCAAATCAGGAGATTTCGTATCTGTTACAGCGTATCGAGAACTACAACGGACTGGTGATCCTTGCTTCTAACTTCAGGAATAATATTGATCCTGCTTTTTCGCGGCGTTTTCAGTCGATCATACAGTTCCCGATGCCTAATCAGGCCGAACGCCTGCAACTATGGAAGATGATCCTGCCGGATAGTATGATGGAAAAGGAAGGTATCCTGGAAAAAGTGGCTGCTACGCATGAGATATCAGGTGCATCTATTATCAACGTAGCACAGTACTGTTTCCTGAAGAATATGCAGTATAACGGACAGATCCTGCCGGTATCGGCAACGGACCTGGAAGAAGGCTTGGTGAGAGAGTTTAACAAAGAAGGTAAAATCTATAAATGA
- a CDS encoding T9SS type B sorting domain-containing protein has protein sequence MRSPFLPMLVLFTLVCSRIAAQVANFTVPDTVCVNQTFNIQNNSTGGSTWFWNFCSGSLFSTPVVTNLTNINGALRTPTFLAIANDGVNYCAFITNNIGELVRYSFGNSYLNTPTAENFGSLGGVIPNHTEGVQIVQDANGWHVIVVGGTSEIQPRIVRVSLGNSLANAPVSSVNWGNLGSMDYPHDLFITREGTNWYGFTVNFLSNSVTRFDFGSSVANTPTAVNLGNVGNLNHPTGVFATQENGNWYVFVTNEADNTITRMDFGNSLGNTPTGVNLGNGGGIINKPRDISVIRDCGKIFGLVVSAGASDLTRIDFEGDITSNFTTTALNSGAGFSFPHSISTIFREGDNLYAFITNATGHRLSRFVFNSCNTSSIASSTLQSPPAVFYSQPGIYTINLLMNESLPTQSTYCRTVVVLDPPVVDLGPDQQVCEGGSVVLDAGPGFSSYQWSTGATTQTIIVSHSGNYRVTVSNGGCTAADDVNVTVAQVLNMTTDITDITCSTPQGSIAVNITGGTAPYTYYIGGTSNGNNNVFNNLIEGIYTIRVADNGGCEVARLVEVHKDATKLLAATAAGISPTCNGREDGVITVTIEEGTPPIEYALNGGSFQPNPTFPDLAAGDYVVTARNASCSLDIPVTLTEAAALTLTYNKTDEHCGDANGAIAAIVTGGTPPYTYTWNNVAGSTTISNLQAGTYQLVVSDNTNCAVQESIMLDNVVLPPVYISNNDTTINIGQSVQLNAYNAVDYAWTPVAGLSCVTCADPVATPSQTTTYTVTTVTGMNCVKTDLVTINVTFNNSLYIPTAFTPNADGVNDLFVIKSRGVATYNIQIFSRWGQLLFNSTNPGEHWDGRYKGVLQPAGSYIYVVTYSFFGDKSSETTQKGVFTLIR, from the coding sequence ATGAGATCCCCTTTTCTGCCTATGTTGGTACTGTTTACCCTTGTCTGTTCCCGTATAGCCGCTCAGGTAGCGAATTTTACGGTACCGGATACCGTGTGTGTAAACCAGACGTTCAATATACAAAATAATTCTACCGGAGGCAGTACTTGGTTCTGGAATTTTTGCTCAGGCAGCCTGTTCAGTACACCGGTAGTAACGAATCTTACCAATATCAATGGTGCGTTACGTACACCTACATTCCTGGCAATCGCCAATGATGGGGTTAATTATTGTGCTTTCATAACCAATAATATAGGAGAGCTGGTACGTTATAGTTTTGGGAATAGCTATCTCAATACGCCTACTGCCGAGAACTTTGGTAGCCTGGGAGGTGTCATTCCCAATCATACAGAGGGGGTGCAGATCGTGCAGGACGCCAATGGCTGGCATGTGATCGTTGTGGGAGGCACCAGCGAGATTCAGCCCCGTATTGTCAGGGTTAGCCTTGGTAATTCCCTGGCCAACGCACCTGTTTCGTCCGTGAACTGGGGAAATCTGGGCAGTATGGACTACCCTCATGACCTGTTTATTACCCGGGAAGGTACTAACTGGTACGGCTTTACCGTAAACTTCCTCAGTAACAGCGTAACCAGGTTCGACTTCGGCAGTTCTGTGGCCAATACGCCTACTGCCGTGAATCTTGGCAACGTGGGAAATCTGAACCACCCTACCGGCGTTTTTGCCACACAGGAGAATGGCAATTGGTATGTATTTGTAACAAACGAGGCTGACAATACCATCACCAGAATGGATTTCGGCAATAGTCTCGGCAATACACCCACAGGTGTTAACCTCGGCAACGGCGGCGGTATCATCAATAAGCCCAGGGATATTTCGGTGATCAGGGATTGCGGAAAGATCTTCGGTCTGGTTGTAAGCGCTGGTGCATCCGATCTGACAAGAATTGATTTTGAAGGAGATATTACAAGTAATTTTACAACCACTGCGCTTAACTCCGGTGCTGGCTTCAGCTTCCCGCACTCCATTTCCACGATCTTCAGAGAAGGGGATAATCTGTACGCGTTTATCACGAATGCGACGGGGCACCGGCTGTCCAGGTTCGTATTCAACAGCTGTAATACTTCCAGTATCGCCTCGTCCACATTGCAGTCTCCACCGGCGGTTTTCTATAGCCAGCCAGGTATATATACGATCAATCTGCTGATGAATGAGTCTTTACCGACACAAAGCACTTATTGCAGAACTGTGGTAGTATTAGACCCGCCTGTTGTAGACCTCGGCCCTGATCAGCAGGTATGTGAGGGGGGATCGGTAGTGCTGGATGCAGGACCAGGTTTTAGTAGTTATCAGTGGAGCACTGGCGCTACGACGCAGACCATCATCGTTTCCCACTCCGGGAACTATCGCGTGACGGTCAGTAACGGAGGGTGCACAGCAGCTGACGATGTAAATGTTACCGTTGCACAGGTGCTGAATATGACCACCGATATTACCGATATCACCTGTTCAACTCCACAGGGGAGTATTGCAGTAAATATAACAGGTGGTACTGCTCCCTACACGTACTACATTGGTGGTACCAGCAATGGTAATAATAATGTCTTTAATAACCTGATAGAAGGTATTTATACTATCAGGGTAGCCGATAACGGTGGTTGTGAAGTAGCGCGCCTGGTAGAAGTACATAAAGATGCGACAAAACTGTTAGCAGCAACTGCCGCAGGTATTTCTCCCACCTGTAATGGGCGAGAAGATGGTGTTATCACAGTGACGATAGAAGAAGGAACTCCTCCTATCGAATATGCACTGAATGGAGGTAGTTTCCAACCAAACCCGACGTTTCCTGATCTGGCAGCAGGCGACTATGTGGTAACAGCACGTAATGCTTCCTGTAGCCTGGATATTCCGGTCACCCTCACTGAAGCTGCTGCACTGACTCTAACGTACAATAAGACAGACGAACATTGTGGTGACGCGAACGGTGCTATCGCTGCTATCGTAACGGGTGGCACGCCTCCATACACATATACCTGGAATAATGTGGCAGGTAGCACCACCATCAGTAATTTACAGGCCGGCACTTATCAGCTGGTGGTAAGTGATAACACGAATTGTGCAGTACAGGAAAGTATTATGCTGGATAATGTGGTACTGCCACCCGTGTATATCAGCAATAATGATACAACTATTAACATTGGTCAGTCGGTACAGCTCAATGCCTATAATGCTGTGGATTATGCCTGGACGCCGGTCGCCGGACTAAGTTGCGTTACCTGCGCGGATCCCGTAGCGACGCCTTCACAGACAACTACCTATACTGTAACAACGGTGACGGGTATGAACTGTGTGAAGACCGATCTCGTGACTATTAATGTAACTTTTAACAATTCGCTTTATATTCCTACTGCCTTCACGCCCAATGCGGATGGTGTGAATGACCTGTTTGTTATCAAGTCCCGTGGTGTGGCTACGTACAATATTCAGATCTTTAGTCGCTGGGGCCAGCTGCTCTTTAATTCCACTAACCCTGGCGAACACTGGGACGGCCGGTATAAAGGTGTATTGCAGCCGGCAGGGTCCTACATCTATGTAGTGACATACAGCTTCTTTGGAGATAAAAGCAGTGAAACTACTCAGAAGGGCGTCTTCACGCTAATACGATAA